From a single Vicugna pacos chromosome 4, VicPac4, whole genome shotgun sequence genomic region:
- the LOC107033631 gene encoding olfactory receptor 1J4-like, whose product MRRENQSSVSQFLLLGLPIRPEQRGVVFALFLGMYLTTVLGNLLIILLFRLDCRLHTPMYFFLGHLAFADISLSSITVPKMLVNMLTQEKSIPYVGCISQIYFFILFACLDNFLLAVMAYDRYVAVCQPLHYTTIMREGLCTLLVAGSWFFSCVHALLHTLLLSSLSFCADNTIPHFFCDLTALLKLTCSDTSFNELVLFIEGGMIAFLPMSAILGCYICIGATILMVPSIKRICKALSTCGSHLFVVFLYYGTLVMNYFFPSSNNSKVKDIIASVMYTVVTPMLNPFIYSLRNRDMKLALGIIHRKRITFAK is encoded by the coding sequence ATGAGGAGGGAGAACCAGAGCAGCGTGTCCCAGTTCCTCCTCCTGGGGCTCCCCATCCGGCCAGAGCAGCGGGGCGTGGTCTTCGCCCTGTTCCTAGGCATGTACCTGACCACGGTGCTAGGGAATCTGCTCATCATCCTGCTCTTCAGGCTGGACTGTcgcctccacacccccatgtacttcttcctcggCCACTTGGCCTTCGCTGACATCTCCCTCTCATCTATCACTGTCCCAAAGATGCTGGTGAACATGCTAACTCAGGAAAAATCCATCCCCTATGTGGGGTGCATTTCccagatatattttttcatactttttgCTTGTCTTGACAATTTCCTCCTTGCAGTGATGGCCTATGACAGGTATGTGGCCGTCTGTCAGCCACTTCACTACACCACCATCATGAGGGAGGGACTGTGTACCTTACTAGTGGCTGGATCCTGGTTCTTCTCATGTGTCCATGCCCTGTTGCACACCCTCCTACTGTCCAGCCTGTCTTTCTGTGCTGACAATACCATCCCCCACTTCTTCTGCGATCTCACTGCCCTCTTGAAGTTGACCTGCTCAGACACTTCCTTCAATGAGCTGGTTCTCTTCATTGAGGGTGGAATGATTGCCTTTCTTCCCATGAGTGCTATTTTGGGCTGTTATATCTGCATTGGGGCCACTATCCTCATGGTCCCCTCCATCAAGAGAATCTGCAAAGCCTTGTCCACCTGTGGCTCCCACCTCTTTGTGGTGTTTTTGTACTATGGGACTCTTGTAATGAATTACTTCTTTCCTTCATCAAACAATTCCAAGGTCAAAGACATAATTGCTTCAGTTATGTACACCGTGGTGACACCCATGTTAAATCCCTTTATCTATAGCCTGAGGAACAGAGACATGAAATTGGCTCTGGGGATAATTCACAGGAAGAGGATTACTTTTGCCAAATAA
- the LOC102539991 gene encoding olfactory receptor 1L8-like gives MEKINQTSSVSEFILLGLSSRPEDQKSLFILFLTMYLVTITGNLLIILAIRSDPHLQTPMYFFLSFLSFTDICFVTTIVPRMLINFLSEKKTISYAGCLTQMYFIYVLGNTDSCLLAVMAFDRYVAICDPFHYVTIMSHHHCVLLVAFSCSLPHLHSLLHTLLLNQLTFCNSNVIHHFLCDINPLLKLSCSSTFVNNITVKTEGLVVLVTPFLCIAFSYIRILIMVLKIPSAAGKHKAFSTCGSHFTVVILFYGSIFYVYLKPLSSYTVRDRMATIVYTVLSSMLNPFIYSLRNKDIKRSLGKLMGRRMS, from the coding sequence ATGGAAAAAATCAACCAGACTAGCAGTGTCTCTGAGTTCATCCTCCTGGGACTCTCCTCCCGGCCTGAGGACCAGAAGTCACTCTTTATACTCTTCCTCACCATGTACCTGGTCACCATAACAGGGAATCTGCTCATCATCCTGGCCATCCGCTCTGACCCCCACCTCCAGACCCCCAtgtatttcttcttgagtttCCTGTCGTTCACTGACATTTGCTTCGTAACAACCATTGTCCCCAGGATGCTGATCAACTTCCTGTCGGAGAAGAAGACCATCTCCTATGCTGGGTGTCTAACCcagatgtattttatatatgttttggGCAACACTGACAGCTGCCTTCTAGCAGTCATGGCCTttgaccgctatgtggccatctgtgaCCCCTTCCACTATGTCACCATCATGAGCCACCACCACTGTGTCCTCCTGGTGGCCTTCTCCTGCTCATTGCCTCACCTCCACTCACTCCTACACACACTTCTGCTGAATCAGCTCACTTTCTGCAACTCCAATGTCATCCACCACTTTCTCTGTGACATCAACCCACTGCTGAAATTGTCCTGCTCCTCCACATTTGTCAACAATATCACAGTAAAGACAGAAGGACTTGTTGTTTTGGTGACTCCATTTCTGTGCATTGCTTTTTCATATATACGAATCCTCATTATGGTTCTCAAGATTCCCTCAGCTGCTGGGAAACACAAAGCCTTCTCCACTTGTGGTTCCCATTTTACTGTGGTGATCCTGTTTTACGGAAGCATCTTTTATGTCTATTTAAAGCCCCTGTCCAGCTACACTGTTAGGGACCGCATGGCAACAATTGTCTACACAGTTCTGTCCTCTATGCTCAACCCTTTCATCTACAGCCTGAGAAACAAAGACATAAAGAGGAGCCTGGGGAAGCTGATGGGCAGGAGGATGTCCTAG
- the LOC102536825 gene encoding olfactory receptor 1J4-like, which yields MRRENQSSVSQFLLLGLPIRPEQRGVVFALFLGVYLTTVLGNLLIILLIRLDSRLHTPMYFFLSHLAFTDVSFSSVTVPRMLTSMQTQDQSILYAGCISQIYFFILFGCFDNFLLAVMAYDRYVAICQPLHYTTVMREELCISLVAGSWVFCCIHALLHTLLLVQLSFCADNTIPHFFCDLTVLLKLSCSDISLNELVIFTEGGTLFILPLSSILASYIRIGTTILRVPATKRLLKAFSTCGSHLFVVSLYYGTLAFVYFFSSSWDSNSKDVIASVMYTVVAPMLNPFIYSLRNRDIKQALEIFVNRANFLK from the coding sequence ATGAGGAGGGAGAACCAGAGCAGCGTGTCCCAGTTCCTCCTCCTGGGGCTCCCCATCCGGCCAGAGCAGCGGGGCGTGGTCTTCGCCCTGTTCCTGGGCGTgtacctgaccacggtgctggggaaCCTGCTCATCATCCTGCTCATCAGGCTGGACTCTcgcctccacacccccatgtacttcttcctcagccACTTGGCCTTCACCGACGTCTCTTTTTCATCTGTCACCGTCCCTAGGATGTTAACGAGCATGCAAACTCAGGATCAATCCATCCTCTATGCAGGGTGCATTTCacagatatattttttcatactttttgGTTGTTTTGATAATTTCCTCCTTGCAGTGATGGCCTATGACAGGTATGTGGCCATCTGTCAGCCACTTCACTACACCACCGTCATGAGGGAGGAGCTGTGCATCTCATTAGTAGCTGGGTCCTGGGTCTTCTGCTGTATCCATGCCCTGTTGCACACCCTCCTCTTGGTCCAACTGTCCTTCTGTGCTGACAATACCATCCCCCATTTCTTCTGTGACCTCACCGTGCTCCTCAAGTTGAGCTGCTCGGACATCTCCCTCAATGAGCTGGTCATCTTCACTGAGGGAGGAACGCTGTTCATCCTGCCTTTGAGTAGTATCCTAGCCTCATACATTCGTATAGGGACTACCATCCTGAGGGTCCCCGCCACTAAGAGACTCCTTAAAGCTTTTTCCACCTGTGGCTCCCATCTCTTTGTGGTGTCTTTATACTATGGGACACttgcttttgtttactttttctcctCATCATGGGACTCCAATAGCAAAGACGTAATTGCTTCAGTCATGTATACAGTAGTTGCTCCCATGCTGAACCCTTTCATCTATAGCCTCAGGAACAGAGATATAAAACAGGCCCTAGAAATATTTGTCAATAGGGCTAACTTCTTGAAGTGA
- the LOC102539746 gene encoding olfactory receptor 1J21-like, producing the protein MRRENQSSVSQFLLLGLPIRPEQQGAVFALFLGVYLTTVLGNLLIILLIRLDSRLHTPMYFFLSHLALTDITFSSVTAPKMLVNMQTQNHSISYAGCISQVYFFLMLGCLDSFLLTSMAYDRYVAICHPLHYMTIMSQSLCFRLVIVSWVLSSASAILHTLLLARLSFCGDNALPHFFCDLSTLLKLSSSDTTVNELFILTVGVLVITLPLLCILVSYSRIGTTILRVPSTKGICKALSTCGSHLSVVSLYYGTIIGLYFFPSDDSSNDKDVIVALLYTLVTPMLNPFIYSLRNRDMKGALGNILGRRSFS; encoded by the coding sequence ATGAGGAGGGAGAACCAGAGCAGCGTGTCCCAGTTCCTCCTCTTGGGGCTCCCCATCCGGCCAGAGCAGCAGGGCGCGGTCTTCGCCCTGTTCCTGGGTGTGTActtgaccacagtgctggggaaCCTGCTCATCATCCTGCTCATCAGGCTGGACTCTcgcctccacacccccatgtacttcttcctcagccACTTGGCCCTCACTGACATCACTTTTTCATCAGTTACAGCTCCAAAGATGCTCGTGAACATGCAGACACAGAACCACTCCATCTCATATGCTGGGTGCATTTCCCAGgtgtattttttcttaatgctGGGGTGCCTTGACAGCTTCCTTCTCACCTCAATGGCCTATGACAGGTACGTGGCCATCTGTCACCCCCTCCACTACATGACGATCATGAGTCAGAGCCTGTGCTTCCGGCTAGTGATTGTGTCCTGGGTCCTATCCTCTGCCAGTGCCATTTTGCACACCCTCCTCCTGGCCCGCCTCTCTTTCTGTGGAGACAACGCTCTCCCCCACTTCTTCTGTGACCTTTCCACCTTACTTAAGCTGTCCAGTTCAGACACCACCGTTAATGAGCTGTTCATCCTCACTGTGGGAGTGCTGGTCATTACCCTGCCATTGCTATGCATCTTGGTCTCTTACAGTCGCATCGGGACCACCATCCTTAGGGTCCCCTCCACCAAGGGAATCTGCAAAGCCTTGTCCACATGTGGCTCCcacctctctgtggtgtccctgtaCTATGGAACAATTATTGGACTGTACTTTTTCCCCTCAGACGATAGCTCCAATGACAAGGATGTGATTGTGGCTCTATTGTACACTCTGGTCACCCCCATGCTAAATCCTTTCATCTACAGTCTGAGAAATCGGGATATGAAGGGAGCTCTGGGAAATATACTTGGTAGAAGATCATTTTCATAA
- the LOC140695896 gene encoding olfactory receptor 1J4-like yields the protein MRRENQSSVSQFLLLGLPIRPEQRGAVFALFLGVYLTTVLGNLLIILLIRLDSRLHTPMYFFLSHLALTDVSFSSVIVPKMLMNMQTQHLSISYPECISQIYFYLFFGCVDSLLLAVMAYDRYVAICHALHYTTIMREGLCVLLVAGSWILSCGSALLHTLLLAQVSFCADNVIPHFFCSLPILIKLSCSDTSLNELVIFTAGAAVVMFPFSGILVSYGCIVVSTLRVPTVKRIFKALSTCGSHLSVVCLFYGTVVALYFSSSGNSNDKDMIASLMYTVVTPLLNPFIYSLRNRDMKLALGILFRNNKLFARSESSDHVLISPTDLVRSAFWKGARPCL from the coding sequence ATGAGGAGGGAGAATCAGAGCAGCGTGTCCCAGTTCCTCCTCCTGGGGCTCCCCATCCGGCCAGAGCAGCGGGGCGCGGTCTTCGCCCTGTTCCTGGGCGTgtacctgaccacggtgctggggaaCCTGCTCATCATCCTGCTCATCAGGCTGGACTCTcgcctccacacccccatgtacttcttcctcagccACTTGGCCCTCACCGACGTCTCCTTTTCATCTGTCATCGTCCCAAAGATGCTCATGAACATGCAGACTCAGCACCTATCCATCTCCTATCCAGAGTGTATTTCGCAGAtatatttttacctatttttcgGTTGTGTTGATAGTCTCCTCCTTGCAGTGATGGCTTATGACAGGTACGTGGCCATCTGTCACGCCCTCCACTACACCACCATCATGAGGGAGGGGCTGTGTGTGCTGCTGGTGGCAGGCTCCTGGATTCTCTCCTGTGGTAGTGCCCTCCTGCACACACTCCTGCTGGCCCAGGTGTCCTTCTGTGCTGACAACGTCATTCCCCACTTTTTCTGTAGCCTCCCCATCCTAATCAAGCTGTCCTGTTCAGACACCTCTCTCAATGAGCTGGTCATATTCACCGCGGGGGCTGCGGTTGTCATGTTTCCATTCAGTGGCATCCTGGTCTCTTATGGCTGCATTGTCGTCTCCACCCTGAGGGTCCCCACTGTTAAGAGGATCTTCAAAGCCTTGTCCACCTGTGGCTCCCACCTCTCTGTAGTGTGTCTATTCTATGGAACAGTTGTGGCACTATACTTTTCCTCATCGGGCAACTCCAATGACAAAGACATGATTGCCTCGCTGATGTATACAGTGGTCACTCCCCTGCTGAACCCCTTCATCTATAGCCTAAGGAACAGAGACATGAAATTGGCTCTGGGGATTCTTTTCAGAAACAACAAGCTTTTTGCCAGGTCAGAATCATCTGATCATGTTCTTATTTCACCTACTGACCTTGTCAGAAGTGCCTTCTGGAAAGGTGCCCGCCCCTGCCTCTAG